Genomic segment of Streptomyces zhihengii:
TCGACCTTGGGCAGTCCGGCGAAGATCGAGGCGAGGATGGTGCAGTTGACCATCGAGTCGACCATGGAGCCGGACTGGTCGACCACCACGATCAGCCGCTGGGGTGTCGTGCGGCGCACGGTGTGGCGGTAGTAGAGGCGGTCGACGTAGAGCCGCTCCTCCTCCGGGCTCCAGTTGGTGAGGTTCTTCCAGACGGTGCGGTCGAGGTCGAGGTTGCGGAAGACCCGCTTCGGCGGGATCGAGCGGTCGAGGTCGCCTGCCGTGGCCTTCTCCACCTGGGTGCGCAGCACCTCGGCGACCTCGTCGACGTACCGGCGGATCAGCGATCTGGCGTTGGCGAGGGCGACACCGGAGAGGTTGTCCTTGTCGCGCAGCAGTTGCTCGATCAGGGACATGCTGGGCGTGAGCTGTGCGGCCAGCGTGGGATCGGCGAGCACCTCGCGCAGGCGCATCCGGGAGACGAGTCCGGCTTCGATTGCGCCCAGTTCGGGGCCGAGGCCCGTGGCGCCGCCGGCGTCGGAGCGGCCGCCCCGCAGGCCGCCGGGCGGGCAGCCGAGGGCGCGCTCCAGCCAGCCGGCGTCGGACTGCCAGCGGGCGAGCTGCCCCGCGGTGACCGTCCCGGAGCCGGTGGCGAAGACGTTGAGCAGCACCTTCGAGGCGAGTGCGGCGCGGCGCACCTCGGCGGCCCGGTCGCGCTGCCCGTCGGCGTCGGGCCCGGGGGTCATCAGCCCCTCCAGCTCGGCGGCGAGGCCGGGGTGGCGCTGGACGACGGAGTCGACGGACGCGCCCGGGTCGAGCAGCGCGGGCGGCAGGCCGATGTCCTCGACGACGGCGAGGCTCGCCGATTCGAGCGCCGGCTGCTCCTCGTGGTCGAAGAGGCGGGCGAGCAGGCGCCAGTAGAGCACCTGCCGGCGGTTGTCGTGGGCGTCGGGCACCGGGGCGTCCGCAGGAGTGGCGTCCGGCCCGGGGGCGTCCCCGACAGTGGCGTCGGGCACCGGCAGGTCCGCAACAGCGGCGTCGGACCCGGGGGCGTCCGCACCGGTGGCGGCGGGCGCGGGTGCGGGGGTGGGGTCGCTCATGCGCGCAGCAGCCTTCCCGCGCGTTCGCGCAGTACGGAGACGGCGTCGGTGGCGGCCTTCTCGGCCTTGGCACCGTTTTTGTCGGCGGTGCCCGCGGCCCACGCCCCGGCGTGGACCGCGACCGCCTTGCGGCGCACGGTGGTCTCCACGGCGAGGGGCTGCACACGGAACGCCCCCGCGTCCCAGCGGAGCAGCCCGATGCAGGCGCCGGAGGCCGCGACGGCCTCGGGGGTGAGCGGGCCCGCGACCGGGATGCGGTCGGTGTCGACGGCGAGGCGGTGGCCTGCCAGGTCGAACACGAGGGTGTCGCCGTCCCGGTCCGCGGTGTACCCCTCCAGCAGGACGGGCTCGGCGATGAGGGCCGGATGCCGGTCCAGGGGCGCGGTCGTCTGTCCGGCGGCGCCGGCCAGGGCCACCCGGGCGGTGGCGAAGGGATCGGCCGCCGCGCCCGGCTTCGCGTGCGCGTCGTCCCAGATCAGGTCGGAGCCCGCGGTGACCGGCATCGCGTCGAGCTCCATCGAGCGGCCCTCGCCGAAGGCGGCCAGGAGGGACGTGCGGGGGCGGAGCAACTGCCAGAGCCCGGCGCCCACGACGGTGTCGGGCTTGGGCGCCGACACCGAGGCGCGCACCAGGCGGGGCGCGGTGCCGTCCGCCGGCTCGAACACCGCGTGCACCTGGGCCTGGACGGCGGTCGGGTGCTCCTGGAGGTCGATGCCGAGCGGCAGCAGCCGGCCGGTGGCTGTGCCGGTGGCCGGGCGCCCGGCCGCGCCCCGGTGGGTGAGCAGCAGCGCACGCGCCCACAGGTCGGCCCAGCGGCGCACCGGGACCCGCTCCAGGCCCGCGCCCGGGCAGGAGGCGGCGAGTTCGGCGGCGAAGCCGTCGAGGAGCGCCGCGTGCCGGCGCAGCGCGGGGTCGGGGAGCATCGCGGCGACGACGGTGTCCGCCTGGGCGACGAGGTCGTGGTCGATGCCGTGCCAGCCGGCCCGGGCGAGGTCGCAGAGCCAGGCGCGGGCGGCGGCCCGCAGGTTGGCGCCGTGCCCGCCGGGCTCCGCGGCGAAGGACTCCTCGGCGCGGGTGCGTCCGGTGGCCTCGTCGGCGCGGGCGAGCAGGGCGTCGTGCGCCGCGCCGAGCAGGGCGGTGCGGGCGGCGGCGAGCGCGGTGAGGTGGTCCTCGCCGGCCGCTCCGGCCGCGGCCTTCCCGGCGGCCTCCTCGACCCGCGCGGCGAGCGGGGTCCCGGCGACGGCGCCGGCGAGCGCGGCCAGCCCCTCGGCCTGGGCCGGCTGCGGGCGCAGCAGCCCGTGGACGAGCGCCCGGTCGAAGGCGTCGACGGCGGCGAGGGCCTCGTCGAGGCCGTCGAGCGGCTCGGTCAGCGGATCGGCGCGCATCAGGCCACCGCCCTCGTCGGCGGGAACCACTGCATCTCGGGCAGCGGCGCGGTGGAGCCGGGCAGTTCGAGGTAGGCGAGGTGCCGCAGGAACCGGCTGAAGACGGGCGCGGCGGCCGAGGTGTCGCCCTGGGCGGGGCGGGTGGCGGTCATCGCGGCGACGATGCCGGCGGTGTCCGGGGCCGCGTCCCCGGTGTCGGCCTTCAGATGGCGGGCGACCCGCTCGGCGCCGTACTGGAGCACGGCCTCCCCGAGCAGGGCGCGGATGTGGTTGCAGAAGGAGCCCCGCGCGCCGCCGCAGGGCCGGTTGTTGTTGGTGCTGCACGCGAAGGCGTACGTACCGGCCGCGACGGACGACACGTAGACGCGGCCGATGTCCGACCCGCTGGACACCACTCCCTGCACCCGCCCGTCGGCCAGTTCGACGAACGGCACCTTGGCGAGCTTGCGTGGCCGCGCGGGCGCCGTCACCCGGACCGTGCTCGACTTCTCCCCATCCGACAACGGACCATCTCCAATGCACACGGGAGGCGTTCGCACCACTGCGGCGGAACGAGACGAACCTATCCGTGTGCACTGACAACGGCGCCGGGACCGCCCCGCGGCCCTCCCCGGCACGGCGCCAAGATCCCCCGCGGCCCGGCACGGCACAACGCCGGGGCCCGGCACGCGCCCCACGCGCGTCCCGGGCCCCGGCTCCCCTGCGTGTCAGCTCTTGACCGCTCCGGAGGTGATGCCGCCCACGATGTGCTTGCCGAGCACCGCGAACACGGCCAGCAGCGGCAGGGTCGCGATCAGCGCGCCGGTGAGCACGATGGCGTGGTTGATGCTGTGGTTGCCCGAGCCCAGGCCGGCGAGGGCCACCTGGAGGGTGGGTGATCCGTCCGGTGTCAGCGCGATGAACGGCCAGAAGAAGTCGTTCCACGCCTGGACGAAGATGAGCATCCCGAGCACCGCCATGGCGGGACGGGCGACCGGGAAGACCACGTGCCAGATGATGCGCAGGCTGTGCGCGCCGTCGACCCGGGCGGCCTCGATCAGTTCGACGGGCAGCGCCTCCAGCAGGTACTGCCGCATGAAGAACACACCGAACGCGGCGACCAGGCTGGGGAGGATGACCGACTGGAGCTGGTTGACCCAGCCGAACTCGGTGATGAGCTGGTACAGCGGGATCACACTGAGCTGCGGCGGGACGGTCATGGTCGCGACCACGATCGTCAGCAGCACGTTGCGGCCCTTGAACTCCAGCTTGGCGAAGGCGAATCCGGCGAGGGTGGCGAACAGCACGGTGCTGCACGCCACGGCTCCGGCGACGATCGTCGTGTTGATCAGCGCCTCGCCCATGTCGACCTGGTTCCAGGCGATGGAGAGGTTGTTGAACAGCTCCTTGCCCGGCAGCAGCGGGCTCGGCGCCTGCACGACGCGCTCGCCGGTGTGCGAGGCCGCCACCAGGTTCCAGTACAGCGGGAAGAGCGAGATCAGCGCCGCGAAGCCGAGCAGGACGTAGGTGAACGGCCCTGCGTGGTGCTGGCGTCCGGCCTTGGTCCCGAACCGCTTGCGCGGTGCCGGCGGCCGCCCGTGGGCCGGAGCGGGCCTGTTGAGGGCGTGCGTCATGAGCGGGCCGCTCCGTCCTTCTTCTTCCCCCGGCCGGACCGGCCGAGCAGGTGCTGAACGAGTCCGATGAGCAGCAGCAGGAGCAGCATCACCCAGGCGATGGCGGACGCCTGGCCGAGGGCGCCGGTGATCCAGCCCTTCTCGTACATCAGCAGGCTGAGGGTCTGGTACTGGTTGCCGCTGCCGCCGCCGATGCCGAGACTGCCGCCGAAGATCAGCGGCTCGCCGAAGAGCTGGGTGGCGCCGATCGTGGAGACGACGATGGTGAAGAGGATCGTCGGCTTGATCGAGGGGATCGTGATGCTGATGAACTGGCGGAACCGCGAGGCTCCGTCGAGCGCGGCGGCCTCGTAGAGGTCGTTCGGCACGGCCTGCATGGCGGCCAGGTAGATCAGCGCGTTGTAGCCGGTCCAGCGCCAGGTGACGATCGTGGAGATCGCGATCTGGGCGGGCCACTTCTCCGTCTCCCAGTTGACCGCGTCGATGCCGACGTAGCCGAGGAGCTGGTTGATCAGGCCGTAGTCGGTGTTGAAGAGCTGCGCGAAGACGAGCGCGGCGGCCGCGATGGAGGTGGCGTACGGGGCGAGGACGGCGACGCGGTAGAAACCGCGGCCGCGGATGCGGTAGTTGAGCAGGTGGGCCAGGCCCAGCGCCATCAGGAGCTGCGGCACGGTGGAGATGAGGCCGATGGTGAAGGTGTTGGCCAGCGCGTTCCAGAAGAAGTCGCTGTCCCAGAGCCGGAGGTAGTTGTCGAAGCCGCGCCACTCGGCCTCACCGCCGAGCTCGACCTTCTGGAGCGACAGCCAGCCGGTGTACACCAGCGGGAAGAGGCCGAAGGCGGCGAAGACGAGGAAGAACGGGGCGACGTAGACGTACGGCGTCGCCTTGAGGTCGAGCCGGTACAGGCGGCTGCGCCAGCCGTCCGGGTCGCGGTGCTTCTTCGGTTCCGTGGGGCTGCCCGACAGGACGACGGGGGGCGAGGCGTCCTGGTCGGGCTGGAGGGAGGTGGCCATCAGGCGCCCTTTCCCTGGTGAGTCATGAAGTTCATGGATGGACACGGAGCGCGCCGGCCGCCCGTGCGAGACGGGCGGCCGGCGCCGGGAGGACTACTGGTCGATCTTGTCCTCGATCAGCTTCTTGACGTTGTTCCACGCCTTGTCGGGCGCGGTGCCGCGGGTCTCGATGTCGAGGATCCCGTTGTCGGTCAGGAACGTCTTGACCTGGCCGTCGTAGCGGCCGATGGGCGCCGGGGTGATCTTCTGCGCGGCGGCGGAGTAGATCTTGCCGACGGGAACGCCGGGGTAGTACTCGGGCTGGGCGTTCTGCACGGCCTCGGAGCTGAGGCCGGCGGTGGTGGAGGGGATGTTGCCGTTGACGGCGAAGACCTTGGCCTGCTGCTCGGGCGCGGTCAGCCAGGCGGCCAGCTTGGCGGCCTCGGCGGTGTTCTTGCCGGCCTTCGGCACGGCGAGGAAGGAGCCGCCCCAGTTCGCCGGGACGGGCGCCTGCGCGATGTCCCACTTGCCCTTGTTCGCGGGACCGGCCTGGTCCTTGATGATGCCGGTCATCCAGCTCGGGCAGGCGACGGTGGCGAACTTGGAGTTCTTGAAGGCGGCGTTCCAGGTGCCCTTCTCGTCGAACTGGCGCAGCTTGCCGGTCAGCCCGCCCTGGGCGGCCTTCACGGCGACGTCCCAGGCCTTGGCGACACCCGGGCTGCCCTCCCAGTGGAGCTTGCCCGACTCGTCGGAGTACTGGTCGGGCTCACTGGAGATCACGGCGTTGAACAGACCGCTCGCCGAGTCGTGGAAGGCCGTGCCGTCGGGCGCCTTGGCCTTGTACTTCTCGCCCTGCTCCAGGAACTTGTTCCAGTCGCCGGCCCAGAGCTGCCCGACCTGCTCGCGGTCGGTCGGCAGACCGGCCTTCTCGAAGAGGTCCTTGCGGTAACAGATGCCCATCGGGCCGATGTCCGTGCCGAGCGCGATCACCTGGTCGTTGCGGGTGGTCGCCTGCTTGACCTTCCAGTCCAGGAAGGCGGAGGTGTCGGCGCCGTCCGCCTTGCCCAGGTCGACCCACTTGCTCGCCATGGCGTCACCGGTGGCCTCGGCGATGTAGCCGACCTCGATGGCCTGGATGTCGGCGAGGCCGCTGCCCTGGGAGAGGCGCAGCTTCAGCGCGTCCCAGTACTTCTGACCGTCGGCGACATTCGTCTCCTCGATCTTGATGTTGGGGTTCAGCTTCTCGTACTCGGCGTAGAGCTTGGCGCCCGTCTTGTTGTCGAAGCCGAACGAGCCGAACGTGCCGACGCGCAGAGTGATCTGCTTGTCGCCGCCCGCGGCGTCGTCGGTACCGCTGTCGCCGTCCGAACCGCAGCCGGTGAGGACGAGTCCGAGGGCGAGCAGGCCCGAGGTGGAGAGGGTGACCGCACGGCTTCTGCGCCTGGCGACACCGGTGGATATGCGCATTCGAGGCTCCTACGACTGTGGTGGCTGGTGGCGGGCCCAGGGCGACAGGGTGGGGCTGACGGCGAGCAGGACCGGTCACGACTAAGGAAGTGAGGAAGCGATGGACAGCGGATCCGCGGATCCAGTGGGAGCGCTCCCACTTCTGCTTGGATCGAAAGCTTCCCGGCGGCGACACCCGCTGTCAAGGTCGCGCAACAGAGCTTTATTGCTCCGAGATGTCACCGGCGTGAGAATCTCCCTTTTCCCCGAGCTTTCCTTCAGGACGTAACGGAAGGAAACGGGCGTCCCGCACCCTTCGGGCCGTTTTCCCGTCACTGGTCGAACGGACTCGGGAGGCCCTCCTCGACAAGGATTCCGACCACGATCAATAATGGGAGCGCTCCCGAACTCTCCGTCACCACGGTCTCCAGGGAGAATCGGCAGCACAGCACCATCCCGCACCGGAGGTCACGCACATGGCAGTACGGGGCCGACACGGCCAGCCCACACTCGAGCAGGTCGCCGAGCTGGCGGGCGTGGGGCGGGGCACGGTGTCGCGGGTGATCAACAAGTCGCCCGGCGTCCGGGACTCCACCCGGCTCGCGGTCGAGGAGGCCATCGCCCAGCTCGGCTACATCCCGAACCACGCGGCACGCGCGCTCGCCGGCAGCCGCACCGACGCGGTGGCGCTCGTGGTGCCCGAGACGGAGAAGCGATTCTTCACGGAGCCGTACTTCTCCGAGATCATCCACGGCGTGGGCATCGGCCTCGCCGACACCGAGCTCCAGCTCCTGCTCACCCTCGTCCGCACCGAGCGTGAGCGCGCGCGCTTCCTGCAGTACGCGAAGGCCCGGCGGATCGACGGGGTGTTCCTGGTCTCCGTGCACCGCAGCGACCCGCTCCCGGACCTGCTCTCCGAGATGGACATGCCCACCGTGCTCGGCGGCCGCCGCACGGCCGACGAGACGGTCTCCTACGTCGACTCGGACAACGCGGGCGGCGCGCGCCTCGCCGTGCGCCATCTCGCCGCCACCGGCCGCCGGAAGATCGTCACCATCACGGGCCCGTCCGACATGTACGTGGCCCAGTGCCGTCTGCGCGGCTACGAGGAGGCCGTGCGCGGCGCCTGCGAGGGGTACGAGCCCTCATGGGCGGCCGACGGCGACTTCACCGAGGAGAGCGGCCGCCACGCCATGACGGAGCTGCTGCGCCGCCACCCGGACCTCGACGCGGTGTTCGCCGCGTCCGACGTGATGGCGGCGGGCGCGCTGCACGCCCTGCGCGCGGCCGGACGGCGGGTGCCCGACGACGTGGCGGTCATCGGCTTCGACGACTCCCCGCTGGCCCAGCACACCGACCCGCAGCTCACCACGGTCCGCCAGCCGGTCGAGGAGATGGGCCGCACCATGGCCGGCGTCCTCATCGACCAGATGTCCGACCCGGGCGCCGCCTGGCGCAACGTCGTCCTCCGCACCGAACTCATCCGCCGCGGCACCGCCTGACCCCGCGCCCCCGCAGCCCGTCCAAGCCCACCCAGCCCGTCCGGCGCTTGAGGACACCCGCGCGCAGCGTGGGTGCGCAACCCACCGGCCCGCACGGGCACCCGCCCCCGCCCGTGCACCCCAGCCCGTCCGGCGCTTGAGGACACGGCCGCAGGCCGTTCCCACCCACCGCCCGACGCGGGGCCGACACCCCCGGCGACGGCGCACCTCCCGGGCCCGGTCCGGGCGAGGGGCGCGCAGGGGGTGCGGGCGGGGGATCGTTGTCACGGCTGGAGCGGGGCAGGCTCGTGCGAGCTCTCCCCCGCCCGCACCCCCGGAGCGACCCGGACGCCACCCTCACGACCCGCCCCCGCCCGCGCCGCCCCAGCCCGTCCGGCGCTTGAGGACACCCGCGCGCAGCGTGGGTGCGCAACCCACCGGCCCGCACGGGGCCGACCACCCCCGCCCCGCGGAACACCCCGCGGAACGCCGCGCGGCGCCTGCGAGGGGGCGAATCCCGCAGGCGCCGCGGGCCGGGCGAGGCCCGGCCGTGTGGGCGTCCACCACGCCCACGCCCCCTGCCGGCCCGGGGCCCCGGGCCGGCGGGGAGTGTGCACGGCCGGTCCCACCGTGGACCGGCCGCGTGCCGCGCCGGGCCGGTGCCGCCCCCACGGGCGGCACCGGCCCGGGCGGGGTCAGCGGGCGCCCGGGGCGCCCCGGGCGCCCAGCAGCGGCGCCGTCCGGTCCAGATACGTCGCCACCCACACCAGCGGCGCGTTCCAGTTCACGGTGTTCTCCTTGGAGCACCACGCCTCGGGAGCCGTCCCCGGCCCCGCGTAGGACTTCGCGGCCGGGCGCCCCTTCGGCGTCGCCGGGTCGTTGATGTCCTGGTTGTTGGGCCCGCCGGAGAGCCATCCCCGGGGGTAGGGCGTCCCGGGGAAGCGCCCCCACGCCAGCCGGTCGTGCAGATCGGACTCGGCGTACTCCCCGTAGCCGGTCACGTAGGACAGGCGCATGGCGTTGGTGCCCATCAGGTAGTCCATGCCCCGGTGGGCCGCCCTGAGGTAGCGCAGGTCGCCGGTGGCCTGGTGCGCGGTGCCGAGCAGCAGCATCCGGTTGGCGATGAAGGAGTTCGACCCCCACGGGTACGGGGAGCCCCCGGGGATGAGCGCCGGGTACCCCTCGGCGGCCAGCCCGGCGACGACGGAGTCGGCGAACGTCGTCAGGGCGCCGCGCATCCGCGCGAGGTCCGCGGCCGGCAGGTCGGAGGCGACGGCGAGCAGCGAGAGGGTGCCCGTCGCGGCGACCTCCTGCCAGTCGAACTGGCCGACCTCCCCGTAGTGCGGCGAGGAGGTGACCGCCTGGCGGTAGGCGGCCGCCGCGGTGTCCCCGCGTGCGCCGGCCGTGAGGAAGAGCTCGACGGCGGCGGCGTAGCGGTCGTCGCTGTTCTTCGTGTCGGGGTAGTCCCCGCCGCCCTCGGCGTCGTTCGCGGTCGCGTAGTCGACGTCGGGCTGTGCCTCGGCCCGCTGCCACGCCGTGCGGGCGCTCCGCCACAACTCGTCGGCGCGGGCCGGGTCGTGGGGCCGCAGCACCCGGGAGAGCTGGGCGGTGGTGCGGGCGACGGCGTAGGTGGCGTTGGTGGAGGGCGGCATCGCCGAGCGGGCCATCGCGTTCTCGGCGCCGACGTCGCGCACGGGGAACGCGCTCCACGCGTGGTTGTGCACCTTGTGGGAGGCCAGGCCGGTGGGCGGCAGCATGCCGGCCATGAAGCGGGAGCCGTAGGCGACCTCGTCGACGATGTCGGGCCGCCCGTTGCCGCGTTCGGGCACCGCCAGGCTGCCGTCGCCGTAGGCGGCCGGGTCGCGTTCGAAGAGGTTGAGCAGCGTCCACGCGGAGACGGCGTGGTTGACGGGGTAGATCCCGAAGTCGCCCGCGTCCGCCCAGGATCCTGCGACGTCCAGGCGGGCGCCGCCGCACCAGTTGTTCCAGCAGGGGACGGAGCTGTCGCCGGGGTGGAGGGCGGCGTGGGCATGGGCGCCGTTCTGGAGGTACTGCGCCTCCACGGGGGTGCCCATGCGGTGGAAGTAGAAGTACTGCATGCCCTCCTGGCCGAGCCGGGGGTAGAGCGGCGCCGAGCCGACGGTGAAGGGCACGCTGGTGCCGGCCGACGCCACGGTGAGCCGGTACTCCCCGGCGCGGGTGACCGCGCTGAAGTCGGCCTGGTGCACCTGGTCGCCCGAGGCGCGGTCCCAGCCGTGGACCCGGGTCGTGCCGGAGGCGACGAGGGCGTTGTCCGCGGTGGCGCGCAGTTCCCAGGCGAGCGGGGCCGACGCCCCGGTGACCACGGTGGCGATCTTGTCGGCACCGGTCAGATAGCCGATCTGGTTGACCCTGACGGCGCTCGGGTCGGCGGCGGCCGTCGCGGGGGACGCGCCGGCGACGGGGCTGAGCAGGGCGGCGCTCAGCGCGCCGGCGAGCAGCGCGGCCGTGCGGCGCGCGGACCGCCTGCGCGCCGGGGGCGGGCCGCCGGTGGGGGTGCGGGGCATGGTCGGGCCTCCGGGGTGGGGGGAGAGGGGGAAGCGTGGGCGGGCGGCTCAGCGGGCGGTGGGCGCGGCGCCGTAGTGCTCGCCGAGGCTGATCCCCGTCGTGCTGTTCACACCGCCGAGGGGCACCTCGTGGTCGAGGCCGACGAACTTGTTCCCGGCCTGCCACAACGCCGGCTTCAGCAGCGCGTACTTGGCCTCGTCCCAGGTCGTCCAGTCGTGGCCGAGGAGGCCGCCGGTGTCTCCGGAGTTGGGGTTGAGGCACCAGAACGTCTGGTGGATGCGGTTCTCGGCGATGAGGTCGCGCAGCGCCGTCATCCACTTCTGGTTGGGCCCGTTGTCGAGGTGGCCGCCCCATTCGCCGATGAGCAGCGGGGCGGTGTTCTCCTTGTGCAGGTAGAGCCAGTTGGGGTCCCAGACGTCGCGTTCGAGGGTGGTGCGGTTCCAGTCGCCCTGGAACCAGGGCTGCTGGTGCACGAGCGGCCCGTAGTCGTGCGGGGAGTAGACGAGCTGGTCCTGGTGCTCCCCGAGGTCGACGGGGTGGTCGCGGACGCCGCGGAGGTTCCCGCCCCACCAGGTGAAGTGATAGTCGGACGCGGCGGTGGAGTTCCAGCCGGTGCCGTTCCTGGGGTAGATCTCGGTGCCTTCGCAGAGCACCAGCACCTGCGGGTTGATCGCCAGGATGCGCTTGCCGGCGGTCTCGCAGACGTGCTTGAAGTTGTCCTGGTCGGCGGTGCCGTCCCATTTGGCGCGGGGGCTGGACGACTGGGTGCCGTGCGGCTCGTTCTTGACGTCCATCGCGACGAGGGTGTCGTTGTCCTTGTAGCGGGCCGTGACCCACTCCCAGGCGGCGTAGAAGTCCTCGGTGGTGACGGCGCCCTTCCACCACACGGGGTGGATGTGGCCGGAGTTGTCGGCCTCGGCGCTGTGGACGTCGAGCATGACCTTCATGCCGTACTTCTCGGCCAGGGCGAGGAAGGCGTCGAAGACCTGGAGGGTGTTCCTGTCCTTCAGCTCGGGGTTGGCCCAGGTGTTGACGGCACTGGGGACGGCGGCGCGGCCGTTCTTCCATTCGAGCAGCAGCTGGGTGGAGACGGGCACCCGGACGATGTTGATGCCGCGTTCGGCCATGGAGCGGGTGACGGTCTCCAGGTTGACCGACCACAGTCCGTGGAAGACCCGTTCGCCGGCGTTGAAGCCGAACCAGTTGGCCCCGGTGAGCCACACCTCGTTGCCCTGGGCGTCCACGATCCGGTTGCCCTCGGTGTGCAGCCAGTCCGTGCCGGCCCGGGCGGGGGCGGCCTCGGGTGCCGCGGACGTCCCGGTCGCGGCGGACGGGGACGCCACCGACAGCGCGACGAGTGCGGCGGTCGCGGTCAGGGCCGCGGGCACGGCCCGTCCCGGGCCCCGTCCGCGGGTGCTGTGCCACCTCATGGAACTCTCCTTTCCCCTTGCCTGCGGATTGCGGGAGCGCTCCCACTCGGCTCGGCCCTCCCACCCTGACGCCGGTCACGGTGCGGCGTCGGACAGGGACGGTGCGGGAGCGCTCCCAGTCAGCATGGCCCGAGCGATCGGGCCACGGGTACCCGGACCTGCTGCGCATCCGGGGCGTCACGGAGGTTCTCGACGCCGCCGTTTCGGCGCCGCGACCAATGAAGCGGCTGCGGGGCCGCCTGTCAATGGGCGGGACAGAAGCCCATCGGCCTTGACAACCGAGACCCTCTCCCGCGACGCTCTTGGGAGCGCTCCCATTCTGGTTGACGCGTCTCTGGTATTCAGCCTGCCCCGCGCAGAGACGCCCGGTCGCCGGAGCGGGAGCGCTCTCAGTTTCGGAAAACAACCAGAGGATGACGATGACCGCAGAGAACGGCCCGGCTCCCACAGCCCTCTCGCAGCCGCCGGACGCCTCGGCCTTCCCGCCCGGCTTCCTGTGGGGCGTCGCCACATCGGCGTACCAGATCGAGGGCGCCGCGGACCGGGACGGCCGGGGTACGTCGATCTGGGACACGTTCTCACGCACGCCCGGCAAGGTGGTGAACGGCCACACCGGTGACGTGGCCGCCGACCACTACGCGCGCTACGAGCAGGACGTCGCCCTCATGTCCGAGCTGGGGGTGGGCGGTTACCGCTTCTCCGTGGCCTGGCCGCGCATCCAGCCGGACGGACGCGGACCGGCCGACCACCGGGGGCTCGACTTCTACCGGCGTCTCGTGGACAGCCTGATGGAGAACGGCATCGAGCCCGCGATCACCCTCTACCACTGGGACCTCCCCCAGGCGCTGGAGGACCAGGGCGGCTGGCTGAACCGGGAGACCTCCTACCGGTTCGCCGAGTACGCGCACCTGGTGGCCGACGCCCTCGGCGACCGGGTGAAGATCTGGGGCACGCTCAACGAGCCCTGGTGCGCGGCCTTCCTCGGCTACGGCAAGGGCATCCACGCCCCGGGCCGCACCGACGCGGCCGGCTCGCTGCGCGCCGCCCACCACCTGCTCCTCGGCCACGGCCTCTCGGTGCCGGCGATCCGCGCGGCGGCACCCGCCGCGGAGGTGGGCATCACGCTCAACTTCTATCCGGTGGAGCCGGATTCGGACAGCGCCGCCGACAAGGACGCGGCCCACCGCATCGACCTGCTGCAGAACCGCCTCTTCCTCGACCCGGTGACCGACGGCGCCTATCCGGCCGACATCCGGGCCCATGTGGAGGGCGTCAGCGGCACGGCGCACATCCACCCGGAGGACGAGAAGGCCATCGGCGCCCCCATCGACTTCCTGGGCGTCAACTACTACTCCTCCTACCGGGTCGCCGGCGGCGGTGAGGCGTCCGGACCGAGCGAGTGGCCGGGTGCCGAGGACGTCCGCTTCATCGACCGCGGCCTGCCGCGCACCGGCATCGGCTGGGAGATCGACGCGGACGGGCTGCGCCGGCAGCTCGTGCGCATCGAGCGCGACCACCCCGGGCTGAAGATGTACATCACGGAGAACGGCGCGGCGTTCGACGACGCCCCGACCGCCGAGGG
This window contains:
- a CDS encoding glycoside hydrolase family 9 protein; protein product: MPRTPTGGPPPARRRSARRTAALLAGALSAALLSPVAGASPATAAADPSAVRVNQIGYLTGADKIATVVTGASAPLAWELRATADNALVASGTTRVHGWDRASGDQVHQADFSAVTRAGEYRLTVASAGTSVPFTVGSAPLYPRLGQEGMQYFYFHRMGTPVEAQYLQNGAHAHAALHPGDSSVPCWNNWCGGARLDVAGSWADAGDFGIYPVNHAVSAWTLLNLFERDPAAYGDGSLAVPERGNGRPDIVDEVAYGSRFMAGMLPPTGLASHKVHNHAWSAFPVRDVGAENAMARSAMPPSTNATYAVARTTAQLSRVLRPHDPARADELWRSARTAWQRAEAQPDVDYATANDAEGGGDYPDTKNSDDRYAAAVELFLTAGARGDTAAAAYRQAVTSSPHYGEVGQFDWQEVAATGTLSLLAVASDLPAADLARMRGALTTFADSVVAGLAAEGYPALIPGGSPYPWGSNSFIANRMLLLGTAHQATGDLRYLRAAHRGMDYLMGTNAMRLSYVTGYGEYAESDLHDRLAWGRFPGTPYPRGWLSGGPNNQDINDPATPKGRPAAKSYAGPGTAPEAWCSKENTVNWNAPLVWVATYLDRTAPLLGARGAPGAR
- a CDS encoding glycoside hydrolase family 5 protein, which translates into the protein MRWHSTRGRGPGRAVPAALTATAALVALSVASPSAATGTSAAPEAAPARAGTDWLHTEGNRIVDAQGNEVWLTGANWFGFNAGERVFHGLWSVNLETVTRSMAERGINIVRVPVSTQLLLEWKNGRAAVPSAVNTWANPELKDRNTLQVFDAFLALAEKYGMKVMLDVHSAEADNSGHIHPVWWKGAVTTEDFYAAWEWVTARYKDNDTLVAMDVKNEPHGTQSSSPRAKWDGTADQDNFKHVCETAGKRILAINPQVLVLCEGTEIYPRNGTGWNSTAASDYHFTWWGGNLRGVRDHPVDLGEHQDQLVYSPHDYGPLVHQQPWFQGDWNRTTLERDVWDPNWLYLHKENTAPLLIGEWGGHLDNGPNQKWMTALRDLIAENRIHQTFWCLNPNSGDTGGLLGHDWTTWDEAKYALLKPALWQAGNKFVGLDHEVPLGGVNSTTGISLGEHYGAAPTAR
- a CDS encoding GH1 family beta-glucosidase, with product MTAENGPAPTALSQPPDASAFPPGFLWGVATSAYQIEGAADRDGRGTSIWDTFSRTPGKVVNGHTGDVAADHYARYEQDVALMSELGVGGYRFSVAWPRIQPDGRGPADHRGLDFYRRLVDSLMENGIEPAITLYHWDLPQALEDQGGWLNRETSYRFAEYAHLVADALGDRVKIWGTLNEPWCAAFLGYGKGIHAPGRTDAAGSLRAAHHLLLGHGLSVPAIRAAAPAAEVGITLNFYPVEPDSDSAADKDAAHRIDLLQNRLFLDPVTDGAYPADIRAHVEGVSGTAHIHPEDEKAIGAPIDFLGVNYYSSYRVAGGGEASGPSEWPGAEDVRFIDRGLPRTGIGWEIDADGLRRQLVRIERDHPGLKMYITENGAAFDDAPTAEGEVHDADRTAYIEGHLRATRQAIEEGADVAGYFLWSLLDNFEWAEGYGMRFGIVRVDFDTQVRTPKQSALWYGNVALNNRLPD